tttatattacccTTCACAGGGTGGACATGTTGAAGTTGACCACATCAGATTGGaaagataaaataagtaaaaacagaCGATTAACTAAACAGAGACTCTTACTTACCTTCCCCAGTTGTTTTCCCTCCAATGAAAGGATGTCAGCCATTTGATATGATGTAATTTCATTTTTCCAACTTTCATTTAAAGGGCCAGTAGTCAAATATAATAGGAGGGACAAGCTACAAACCTTTTTTGTACAAAccctatttattatatatatatatatagtgatatttgGTGGTTTAAAATGCTGAGgaataatttagaaaaataatttagaataattttaaaaaacttaaatatgctTAAAGGTGTTATTTATGTCAAAGACAACTTTAAAATTTATGTTGAAAATTTTAAGCCAATATTATAATGATCTTTACTGGGGACACAAAAGGCACTGAATCCCAGGAATGACCCTAAAACTATAAACAAAGTtcgtcattttattttacagtcatcAGAAGGAATAATGTGTAGAACTATCATGTACATATACACGTAGGAAAAAAAATTTGCTCTCCCCGTCGGGGAATCGAACCCCGGTCTCCCGCGTGACAGGCGGGGATACTTACCACTATACTAACGAGGAGTGAGTGCATGGAATTTTAGGAATGTAAAAAAACGTAACTGTAAATTCCTTGTAAACGTTATTTATAACTTCAAACTTAAGTTTATGGTCAGTTATAGCGAAATTCTGTCAGTTCAAAAGAAGCGGTTAGGAATTTTCAGTGAGAAATTACTCGTTACCTCTCAACCACTGCCAAGACGTTTTCTTAGCGTAAGTAATACAATTGCGCCACCTGCTGGATTGTTAAAAGTGAGATTTTGGAGTTCTCATGCTGACACGCAATATCTGATTTAAGAAAACCAACAAAAAAGGCAGAATGATTATGGTCCACTTTATTGTAACTTTGTCTTCACATTACAGAGAAACATCTTGCATTTACATAAGGCcatgaatgaatattttaatatggaAAAACATGATGAAATGAAAGACAAACAGACTCATATGGGAATGCTGAGAAAACCGAGTTAATATTGTTGGAATATTGTTTGTGAGGGAGATAAAATCGCAATACAAAAAAAGAGACTCATTTACAGTACTTTTCATGAGAAGATGTCATGTTTTAGATTAAAACTTACTAATAAACATCCAGGGATCCGTGCAAGGTGTTCTGTACAAATGGTTTGGAGAGGGTTATATTAAACCAGTCACTTGGGAATGATATAACCATTGGCCTTTAATCTGTAACAAATGACCTATTCAAATTATGTCCAAGTGTGTACATACTACGTCAACTCCAGCACCTGAATATAAAGCACTTCACGtagcataaaaaataaagcacattaaAGTCCCTCATGCCTATAGTAgctcaaatacattaaaaaatgaataaggTGACACGTAGATGCCCACTACAGGTCCTGCTGAGGTTCCAGTCCCCTCTGTACCGTCTTTTCGTACAAAGGCTGCACAATCTCATCCTGTGTGTGACCTTTACAACTTCCTGTCTGGGTGCTCAGAACGTCCCGCCCTCTGATGTCTCACTTCCAGATGTTTGCTCTGGACTCTGTCAAAGTGTTGGAGCAGTTCGCTGTAGTCGATGTGGGGCTGGGCTAATCGCTTGTCTTTGACGGGTGCCTTTGGGACTTCCCTGAAAAGAGAAGAAGCACTTGAGAATAGGCCAGCTATCAAATCTAGAACTATTTAGAAAGCAAGAGAACTTACACGGTCCTCATGAGTTCAGGGTTTGGCACACAGCTGAGTCGATGTGAGAGCAGCTGGAATGCCTGACTCTGAGGAAGCAACATCAGCAGGCCGTACAAAGCCTTGATGAGATACGGGTTATGCTCCACATCCAGTAGCTGGAGTCGAAGGTCTGCAAAAAGAACAAGTGTTAGTGTGGAAAGCTAACAAACAGTTTTAGGTGGTGGATGAATGGGACTCACAGGTGAAGATGGGGCTCTCGATTAGCTGCACAAGTTTATCCACCTCCATGAGGAAGTCCACAGTTACCTCCAGATCTCCACTGATAAGCTCAGATCAAGgtgtttttggcatttttttgaaatgacacattttgattaaataaattcaattaaaggGAGATTATGTAACTTTACAGCTAGAGGGCGCAACAAACAAagcctgatgtttttttttttccccacatcagcctatactccatacaccataatgacaaagtaaaaaacatgtttgtaataactttGGAAATTTATTAgcaataaaaaactgaaatgattccattgcataagtattcaaacCCTTATCTGGGACACTTCAAATTAAGCTTAGGAGCATTCAAaatgcttgtagatgttactaagAGTGAACTAagctgtttttcagtggcagggaaTGAGGGACTCAAAGTAGTAAACCCATTTCAGAGCATTCAGAATCTTAGACTgtgcagaaggttcaccttccaacaggacaatgacaatggcttatagacaactctatGAATGTCACTGAGTCTTGAgccttgaacccaatcaaatatttctggaacaatctgaaaatgtgtgtctgccccatccaagctgaaagtgcttgagaggtgaagaggtgaggtgaagaTTGGCAGAAAATTGCCAAATGTTGATGggcaaagcttgtcgcatcatactcaaaaagacttgaggctgtaaaggttacaagtatgaatacttatgcaatgtacttatgtcagtgttttaattgtaataaatttgcaaagttgtcacaaatcggTTTTTCATACGCTTTGTGTATGGAGTGTTGATTGAAttggaaaaaagttatttaaagcagtttaacataaggctgcaacataaaaaaagaagagtttgaatactttcgcaaggcactgtataaaaccagaacaatatattttatactacAGGGCCATTGAATGcttaaatctgattggctgacgaacGTTCCGAAGGTATGTGTTTAGGGAAACGCACGGCGAACGTAGTTCCAGGCAGCTACTGACCGCATTACATGTCTATATCACTTCGCcacatgatttcagttatttcaaaggtCCTTACAGCCCAAAACAGCTAAATATCCAAAACCCACAACTATACTGGTGCTAATGTTGTTTGCGATGCTCTGACGATTAAAAACTACATGACATTTCTCACAAGCGAGTTAACGACGGCACTGTTCCTAAAGAAAATTAACTTAATGTTTCGCTATTAGTAGAGAGGCTGCTGCCGATCACTTTTAAGAGACACAGACTCAGAGAGTAATTCACGAGCTTAATCTCtcttcatctgtctgtctaaacTTCATCATTAACTGTAATATTAATCTGCTATCAACGGCTCAAGCGTCCTTACTAGGTCTAAAATGACGTGGAGGCGTTGAATTAGCTGCGCGAGAAATTAATCCTACTCGCAACGGcattttaaggacaaaaaccGGACGAATGTGCTGAAATATATCATCTGATTGATGTCTTAAGTTATAATACGGTTACCTTTCTGGTAACCGTATTATAAGCGGAATAATTAACTTAGGTCCCGTGAATTCTTCGAAAATAACGCACACTCGAGGTCGTCGTGGCCGCTTCACCACCtcaggtgtgcattattttcgaAGAACTGGCCCGTCGTCAGTTATTCCTTACATAAATTCTTTACAGCAAGGATACAATTTCTGGATGAGGTCATAGGCGTGCCGGTAGTTCTGTGTCAGGAAGCAGAGCGACACAGTGGCCACTGGATTGTGACACCAAGAGCGATAGAGGCAGCAGAAAAGAGCACAGCTTTCCTGATGGGTAAAACGTagaaacataaaacaattataatgagTACAGATACAAAACCTCAAGCAGAAACAGTCAGACTGGTTTTATGAGGTACTCTAAGTCTTAAAAGATGTTACCTGTGTGCGCAAGTCCTTGAGTTGGTTCCGCAGCTGGAACAGCTCAGCCGAGGTGAGCAGAATAGTATTAAGTGTCTGCACCATGGTGGAGGCAAACTTCAGATCTTCCTCCTTGAGTAGGATGTCCGCCATAGAGTGAAATATGTTCTCCGCATGCAGGAGGAGACACAGCTGCCTGTTGGGAAGTAGATGAAACTTACTGACAAACTCAGAAAAATTTTCCCAGGTTTAAGCCTTTGAGGAACTAGTCTTTACTGAAGAAGCTATGATGATTTTACCTGATAATGAAAGCCCCTCTCATTTCTAGAAGCTTCCTCTCTAAACTGAAGCGCTTGAGCAAATTAATCATGAACTTGTAGAAATATGAATTCATGCTGGGAGTCGAGGGAGATAAATCTGACACCTTAGAACCTGTCGAATAAAAACGTTTTGGTATTAATCTGCTTTTCTGGTAAATCAACAGATATAAAGAGAACCAGGAATTGGTTACCCACCAACCACCACTGGCTGCCCATCTCTGACCCCACCTGGAATATGGAGCTCTGTTTTGGTATCCGTGTTGTCGCACGACCCAGACGTGTCCGTCTGACCGGCAGGTGATGATGCAATTTCTGCTAAAACCTCCAAGTCTTTTAAAATCACCTGTGagagaagttttttttttaaatagctgcgCCTGGTAGGTTAGCAATTGAGATGATTGGAAATTACGATGACTTACTTCATCAGATTCATCTGATAGTGTCTTCAGTAACATGGGGAACAAACTATCTGTGTGCTTGAACATCTGCCATAGAGATACAGTGGAATAAATCACGTTTAGCACCATACTATTTCAATACtacaaagtatatttaaaatgccaTCTATAGAAACCTTGCGAGGCGTCTTGATGTACAAATGGTACAACCACTTTAACACAGCGATGCGAGTCATCATTCCAGTGGATGAGTCATGTAAATGTCTGTCCAGTACTTGCACTATACCATCCAGATCCAGAGTTACCGCAGACCTGTCAGAACTACACAGCATGGAATAAATCAGAGATCTTGTAGAAATCCTACAACAGCTTCTGATCTTTTAACTAGACAATTTGTTGTTGCATTTATTCTGAGTAGTAAACCACTCAGTGACTGTCAAAAGGTACCTTGCTGGAGTGAAGAAGGAGATGTTGCTGAAGCCTACTGACTCCTGAGACTCATTTAGGGAATCTGAAACCAAAAAcggagatataaaatcacagcAGGCAAAGgtttttgcagtgtatttaaCACTATACATTTCTGAATCATtcagaaaacaatgaaaatgttaGCGATAGGACACTTACATTAAGAAAAcaaatggggaaaaatgctggcATTATCAGTGACTCTTTATTAGCATTGAAACCCTAtggtaattgttagaatggccaaggatctgCATTCTCCACCTAAAAGTGATTGTGCaaaccaaaccgtaagtcgtagagacttgaaacttggagggatggtagtactcacactctCTACAATGTCACCAAGCCTCACCCTAATTGGTCAGACGGGGACGCTACAGTGACCAAAAAtctgaaatcgctcataactcctaaactgtgGAGGGTCAAGTGCCTTATActgttggaatccttgggtcACAACAGACAAAACAGATCCAATCATCACACaaaattttcgggtattttggattttttgaaaacctacttttgctaactttttaaagattctctggagagtgaatataaataattaccaaaaaaaagttgaactttcgactcagtGTTACAAAGGGATGCCAAAAAGTTCGAAAGGTGAGGGACCAcctttactaaaatggctatacctCTGAGATATTTTTGCCAAGCTCGGAACACATGTGTAAAAGCTTAATATTTGCTcaaattgacaaaaaaattgttgagtttggctttttttttttttttacctatgaTAGATTTCCTctttctgaacaactttgcctcaagaaccactactgtcaatcaaattgtaaATTAACGATtcaagattaataaaaaaaaaaaaactacttttgcaaactagtcctacgTTTTTGCTCAATCTCAACAAAACCTCTACAATGTAGGTCAATAAttgtcaaaaaaatgttgaactttTCACCTTGGTTAGCTCTAACAGGGTCAATTATAAAATGGGCAATGCCAAATAAAGCCTATAAATCCTAAATGAAAACTTGGAACTTCACAAAATTAGATGAGCACATCCAGCATATGATTCTAAAGAAGCATTTCATGCATTTCAAGtaaatttctatggtaaattacctggaatcgccaaaaatgttcattttaattattgatttaggTCATTACAGGCTAAaccaaaatacaataaaataatatatataaaaagaacagtttttttaaacaaatgttttgttttttactgtcACGTTTGagcaatttaacacatttttgcgGAATAGAAGAATTCAtttacttagaaaaaaaaaaaaaaaatcatactgaccacaaacttccTAACGTTAGTGCGAATAAGCAAGGTATATATATAAAGGAGGATgtgcaaaaagtaaaaaaagtgtGGATGCATTGGCCGGGAATCGAACCCGGGCCTCCCGCGTGGCAGGCGAGAATTCTACCACTGAACCACCAATGCGTTCCTGAAATCTTAACGTCGCCCCCTGGCTTCCAAAGTGTGGGAACTTTCAAATGCAGTTGCCATATTTGTTCACTAGGTGGCACACATCAATCCCTCAAACTGTCTAGGAAGTGTCCTGAGCAATTACCACATGTGTTCACTAGGCGGCACAGTGAAACTCTCTAACGGTCTTGGCACTTTCCTCCTATTGATAGACAGAGGGCGACAGTGTCTTTACAGATATGCATTGGTGGTTCAGTGGTAGAATTCTCGCCTGCCACGCGGGAGGCCCGGGTTCGATTCCCGGCCAATGCAATCACTTTTTTCCTACTTTTTCACCCTTTTTTTCTAGcacaaacttaaataaaataatttaaataaaataaaaacttgccaTTCAGATCACCCTCTTTCTTAGGTGGACTCTCATCGCTCGGAGGGGAAGTTTTGGTCTGTGACTcctcatcatcttcatcatcttcaGGAGTCACAAGTTTCATCAGGCTATGATTACATGCACTGGCAGCCTCTTTAGTACCTGGAGATGGTTTATTGAGGAAATAATACCTAGTACAATCAGAACAATGTTTAGCTacataaaacatgcattttatattaggTATGCAACCACAGTTTAGGATACTCTTTTTGCGGTCATCATAGGAAAGGCAAGGCAGCACTGCTGTCAGTATGCCAGAGGAATATGGCAGTACCACTCTTCCAGCAAGCTGAATGAATTCTCTCATCCATGTCATCGACGTCAACTGGATGAGATCATTAGCTGCAGAAAGACAAAATCAAAGAATTACACCTACACAACCTACCTTTAATAAGAATTATACAAAGTTTTAAATCTGACTCACTCGACTTTGATTCATCAGACACTTGACAGTGGATGACTAAGATGTTGGCCATTTCCGCAAATTTGACACTGGATGGATTCTTCTTAATTTCTTTCAGGAATTCCCCCAAAACCACCTCACACCTAGAGAACAGCAGCTGTTAATGctctttaaataagaaaaaggaaACTGAGAAAAAGAGGAAGATGGAGAGGCCAGGTAAAGGGAAAGATGATGAGACATACATCCGTCTGATCTCTTTGCTGCTGTCTCCAAGAATCTGAAAGAGTCCGTCAAGAATTTCTGGTAGATAATCCAGGAGGTTAATATCAGGAACCGACTCCAACACGTGGATCTGGAGTCAAACCATCACAGGGAATCACAAAAGCATAATGACAACtattatcagtgttgttatcggtaatgaaaaacaaaacaattttttcgTTTTCGctgattaaaataaagcttaaataaaataaaataaaataaatattaggcAAAAAAGGTAAACTTAAAAAACTTGGCTTTGACAACTGAAATATAATAGGTTATATTTAAAATTCGAAAAggactaaaacaactaaaactgaaataaaaataaattaaagctaaatagaaatatttaaagcaaaaataaaactaaaagattGGTATCTGAAAGTGCTCAACTCACCCAGGAGATAATGAATTGGCGGGCATACTGGTTGTTTGAGTAAATCCTCTCACGCAACAGCGGGACAAATGCTACTAGGTCAAATTTGTTGCTCTCTGTTACAAtgtcctaaaaataaaatcgaaaGTCATTATGTCATTTGATACCTCCACACTTAAATTGCTGAATCCATGTTTCTTATTTTGAACTCACCTTAAGAAGCCGATCCAGGAGCTCAGATCCACTTTTTACATTTGGATCAGGATCTGCAGCAAGCTGTAAAGGACAGATCACATGTAAGGTGAGTCTGAAGGACAGGAAGAGAAATTCTAAAAGTTTAGGAATGATTATGCAAgaaatttatatgaaataataatattgataattTCAGTGAAAATTATGTCAGAAACAATGTCAAAAGGTATTATTTCtttcattaaattacagtattttagaAAAGattataacagaaaaaaaacaacatcaatgtttgttttatttatatactgttatagtaattattacaattttgaaagagcttttattttagtttaagttatagtaattttgttttgtacttctgtcatttttattagttttagttttgaaaACTTCATTATTTCAGTTAGCTGACATggtaacatttcaaaattgtctttaaatggattaagttttcttttttctttaattttatttcagctttattttatatatatacatatgtatatgaatgtatatatttaagaaaaaaatgttatttttatatattaaatattatatatatatatatatatataatatatataaatattaatacaaatacgtatgtatatatgataaaatgtgtatacgtatgtatatatgtaaatattttcaaaatatatactgtacagtacacacacatatataaacaaaaacttgattttggatgcgattaattgctgCCCAGCACTACTTTATTTCAATTGCTGTAAATTACTTTTAGTCAGTGTTACTTTAAGATCATTGAGAtaatatagttaataataatatgctaatatagtttattaatatttcaaatgttataTTTTCAACGTTTTTTTGGCTTTAGCAGTTTTGCTgcattttgtcatgtttttattttttataatgtctatacagtttttttgggttttttttcaattttaattttaattattttatttttattattttattatttattattttattatttttattattattattttagtaactCAAATCAAcgtaaaagaaaataagaaatgttgctttgtcaacaagctgaaagaaaaaaaaaatcaattaatgttAGGGCTGTACAATGAGTCAAATTTCTAACCATGATGACAAtaacagatgccacaattattaatatttactttattttgctttcttaaggtgtgtgtgcgtgtatttttcctacaggttatcttaagggtttttttttctcattgttttaatgtttacatttttatttttttttatataaaagaagacactatataaaaatgtggcacggagttgcttcaaacaatgatataaagctattcaaaacatcattcaatgtaaattgtgataatcgtaattaataatcgctattacaatttcaagggaataatcgacaattatgatttttgtcataattgtgcagccctaattaatgtttattttatttcaaataacaaaaatgttaccTATAATAACCCTGTAGTTGAGAACAACACTACCTTTTACccttaagaaatattttactacatttaaatggcACTGACTATATACTAAATGgcactgaaatatttaaatctagCACGGAATAGCACATGTGATTCATTTCTACCTTTCATGCATGCATCTAGACACTAAGGCACATCAGTTTACCTTGCTAAGCCCATCAAACAGCACATTGAAGTGGGGCAGCACTGCTCCCCTGGCAACCTTCACTATATTATAAAGGGCCTCACAGGCGTAGTAGCGCAGACGGCTGTCAGAGTCATTGAAACAAGTAAGAACCGGATCAATGAGTTCTTTCAGGTACAATCCAGAATCCTGAGTAGTACAAAAGATAAGATAAACATAAGCAAAGCCTTTATATTTGCTTCACAACTGTAAGTTTACCGAATGTCTTGCAATTAAGTATTCAATGGTATAGTGAAGAAGCATTAACCACATTTACTGAAGTTCACATACTTTTCCCAGAGCAATGGAGCATGCCGCCAACCCAATGAGGCCTCCTTTTCGGCTGTGAGGGTGCTGGGAGAGTGCAAACTCTGTGGCCAGTATCTGGATGACATGTCTGATCTGTGCAGAGTTGTTCTGAGCTACGAATTCCCGGACAAGCCTAGTAAAAGATTAGGAAGAAGTGACCAcagcattcaaataattcatttaaagagTAGCTGCTTGGGCTAAGGGCTATTGATCATAAGCATGACTAATGAGATCATGTGGCATGTCAGATGACTAGCTCTACTGTATATTTGAGCAAAGTAACAAAGATAAATTACTTATTACTGAAAGAAACTATGCTGTAGAATGCGTGTCAGTGCACTAACGACACTAGAATGCAAATTAACACGACATACTCCACTTTGAAAGCATATGCTTATATTTATGAAtacaaataatagattatgactcACTTCTCAATCTCAAGAGCTGCCACCTTCCTCTTCTCGTACAGTTTGTCATTGAGAGCTCTCACAATATTCGGTGTcagtggagaaaaatccttttcTGTGTTCATTCTTGCAAAGTATTTCTAAAAAACCACCTAAATTACGCATAAACAACAACTGTGAATTGTTCAAATTAATCTCTCAGTAAATAAAGTCTCATTAGATGACAGTTCAGTTAGTGTGTGACTGAACAAACATGTTAATGTTTCATCCAAGAGATTTTGCTCGTCACACGCTTGTGTTGTTTACAGACAAAACGACGCCCTAAAATGTGTTTCCGCGGCGGAGTCTCATCACAAGCATCACTTATAAAATAACAGGACCTGCTGTCTGCGACACTAAACTGAAAGCGGGGAGCAGAGGATGAGAGCAGTTACTGCCAAAACAGAATAAAAGCCCTAGCACCTCTATGAACTTCAATAAATTAGAGACGATCCGAAAAAATGCGATTGCTTTTGTACAGAATGTAAACCTGATGAGTATTTCGTCGCGGGTGATGACAGAGGTAGGTCGCACTGTTTTTCAATATCAGCAATCGACTAAAGCCGCCATATGCCCCGGCTCACATGACTTCCTACAAACATCAGCGACTGGTAAATCGAGCGCCGATCAATGGATTTGTTTTGATTACGTCACACGAGTCACATGTTCCTTAAAAACATATGACTGGGGataatttattaaagaaaacaataagATGCTGTTAAATGCTTTCATTTGACTGGTTTTAATAATAgtgcttatatttattttaaccctttataatgtatgtataaCCTAACAATGCATGATAGGCTATATTAATGCATAGTATGTGTCATACTGTGTTTTGTATATGTGTGTcactttattaattaattatttatttatgttcttcataatttcatttattttttgtctgtaCCAACCCATAAACGTCATGTCAAAATGTGATTGGTGGTTTAACGTGTCAATCAGACGACCAAAGGCAGTGGTTACAGGTGTTACACATCAAATTATTTTACCGTTTCCTTTCTAATGTATTTAATCCATATTTACTTGAATGAGATCCATTTGACATGTGGACTAGTTattaaactactttaaaattGCTATTCTAAAACcagttttcaaacaaaaaaggaTTTGCTAATACAAATGGCCCACTATCCGAAATCACAGGTGAGTTTTTTCTCCTCAGTATTTCAGTGTCAGATTTTAACTTAGTAAttgtggtaacactttctaataacgtgtcatttgttaattagttcatgtattaactaacacgaacgaacaatgaacaatgcattcattaaactatttattattctttgtaaatgttagttaataaaatactgtcgtttattgtttatgttagttcactGTGCATTAACTAGTGTTAACAAATACATTGTGATTTTAGtattgcattagtaaatgctgaaattaatatgaactaagattaataaatgctctagaagttcttagttcatgttaactaatgaacctttttctaaagtgttaccataaattTTCACTGACTGTAGTTTTTCCCTCACAGGTGTTTCTACATCTTGCAACCTTACTTTGTGCAGTTGGGAGTATTTCTGGTAAGGTCACATGTGATGGAAATATTTCATCTCGGTTAAGTCTGGTTATTAAAGCACTTTTTCATTCAGGTGAATGTGAGATATCACAGTGTTCTGACCCGACTACCTGCGTTTTGTCGCAGAGGCGAACTTGTAAATGTGCAGTTGGCTACTTTGGAGATCTCTGTGACCAGGGTAAACAAAGGTCAACCTTGGAAGAAAAACTGCAGTTAAATTTCTGCAGTTAAATTAACTGGTTTAAGTTGCTCTTCTAGCCTAACACTTAGCTGTTTGGCAAATTGCGGCCAGGTTCATTAAAGTCTTAAAAATTCTTtctaaattctgtttaaatctTACAACTTAGGTTGTCCaagtttcaaaatattttttagaaatatattaggAATAAGATGACAGACTCTACCTTTGGGGATTTAAGTTTGAAGGTTATCCTAACTTAAAGAAGTTGTTTATTCTTTAGTCTTAGTTTTgtcttaagaaagaaagaaatacattaaGTATTTTAGTGTAGATaatagcagtatttttttttttaatgtcttgtgaatCTGGCCCCGGTTGCTTGGCTAACTAAGTTCCAGCTAAGACTAACACATTTGCaaatttgtcatgttttatattatattaatc
The sequence above is drawn from the Labeo rohita strain BAU-BD-2019 chromosome 25, IGBB_LRoh.1.0, whole genome shotgun sequence genome and encodes:
- the vac14 gene encoding protein VAC14 homolog isoform X1 — encoded protein: MNTEKDFSPLTPNIVRALNDKLYEKRKVAALEIEKLVREFVAQNNSAQIRHVIQILATEFALSQHPHSRKGGLIGLAACSIALGKDSGLYLKELIDPVLTCFNDSDSRLRYYACEALYNIVKVARGAVLPHFNVLFDGLSKLAADPDPNVKSGSELLDRLLKDIVTESNKFDLVAFVPLLRERIYSNNQYARQFIISWIHVLESVPDINLLDYLPEILDGLFQILGDSSKEIRRMCEVVLGEFLKEIKKNPSSVKFAEMANILVIHCQVSDESKSTNDLIQLTSMTWMREFIQLAGRVVLPYSSGILTAVLPCLSYDDRKKSTKEAASACNHSLMKLVTPEDDEDDEESQTKTSPPSDESPPKKEGDLNDSLNESQESVGFSNISFFTPASSDRSAVTLDLDGIVQVLDRHLHDSSTGMMTRIAVLKWLYHLYIKTPRKMFKHTDSLFPMLLKTLSDESDEVILKDLEVLAEIASSPAGQTDTSGSCDNTDTKTELHIPGGVRDGQPVVVGSKVSDLSPSTPSMNSYFYKFMINLLKRFSLERKLLEMRGAFIIRQLCLLLHAENIFHSMADILLKEEDLKFASTMVQTLNTILLTSAELFQLRNQLKDLRTQESCALFCCLYRSWCHNPVATVSLCFLTQNYRHAYDLIQKFGDLEVTVDFLMEVDKLVQLIESPIFTYLRLQLLDVEHNPYLIKALYGLLMLLPQSQAFQLLSHRLSCVPNPELMRTVEVPKAPVKDKRLAQPHIDYSELLQHFDRVQSKHLEVRHQRAGRSEHPDRKL
- the vac14 gene encoding protein VAC14 homolog isoform X2 → MNTEKDFSPLTPNIVRALNDKLYEKRKVAALEIEKLVREFVAQNNSAQIRHVIQILATEFALSQHPHSRKGGLIGLAACSIALGKDSGLYLKELIDPVLTCFNDSDSRLRYYACEALYNIVKVARGAVLPHFNVLFDGLSKLAADPDPNVKSGSELLDRLLKDIVTESNKFDLVAFVPLLRERIYSNNQYARQFIISWIHVLESVPDINLLDYLPEILDGLFQILGDSSKEIRRMCEVVLGEFLKEIKKNPSSVKFAEMANILVIHCQVSDESKSTNDLIQLTSMTWMREFIQLAGRVVLPYSSGILTAVLPCLSYDDRKKSTKEAASACNHSLMKLVTPEDDEDDEESQTKTSPPSDESPPKKEGDLNDSLNESQESVGFSNISFFTPASSDRSAVTLDLDGIVQVLDRHLHDSSTGMMTRIAVLKWLYHLYIKTPRKMFKHTDSLFPMLLKTLSDESDEVILKDLEVLAEIASSPAGQTDTSGSCDNTDTKTELHIPGSKVSDLSPSTPSMNSYFYKFMINLLKRFSLERKLLEMRGAFIIRQLCLLLHAENIFHSMADILLKEEDLKFASTMVQTLNTILLTSAELFQLRNQLKDLRTQESCALFCCLYRSWCHNPVATVSLCFLTQNYRHAYDLIQKFGDLEVTVDFLMEVDKLVQLIESPIFTYLRLQLLDVEHNPYLIKALYGLLMLLPQSQAFQLLSHRLSCVPNPELMRTVEVPKAPVKDKRLAQPHIDYSELLQHFDRVQSKHLEVRHQRAGRSEHPDRKL